From Onychostoma macrolepis isolate SWU-2019 chromosome 05, ASM1243209v1, whole genome shotgun sequence, one genomic window encodes:
- the LOC131540795 gene encoding uncharacterized protein LOC131540795, with product MLMDKSFSIRRHEVIKEPLIADFKTRWPALFRKEEVCAEFERITTAPLVSRLFANMDAYIAKLMKIFASRGGVVGQRIKTLLVPTTQTDDIEVKRECIIKSLCVYLNEDPSSLILEFMDTDGASTQEAIQKAVMGIYVIRYEGADVEDSPADVGVVLEGEKVLQDLCSVPYATAMLLGLIYGLNLSYPPELRYTFEVLQKLFLELDGNKLSNKVQTLKTKLFSVFE from the exons ATGCTGATGGACAAGAGTTTTTCCATCAGGAGGCATGAGGTGATCAAGGAACCACTTATCGCAGACTTCAAAACCAGGTGGCCTGCTCTTTTCAGGAAAGAAGAG GTTTGTGCAGAATTTGAGAGAATTACAACAGCCCCATTGGTGTCAAGATTATTTGCCAACATGGATGCATACATTGCAAAGCTTATGAAGATTTTTGCAAGCAGAGGAGGAGTAGTTGGGCAAAGAATTAAAACACTCTTGGTGCCTACTACACAG acTGATGACATTGAAGTGAAGAGAGAATGCATAATCAAATCCCTATGTGTCTACCTGAATGAAGACCCTAGCAGTCTTATTCTGGAGTTTATG GATACAGACGGTGCCAGCACTCAGGAGGCGATCCAGAAAGCTGTCATGGGAATCTATGTCATAAGATACGAAGGTGCCGACGTTGAAGATAGCCCAGCAGATGTTGGAGTGGTGTTGGAAGGTGAAAAAGTTCTCCAGGACCTTTGCAGTGTACCATATGCAACAGCCATGTTGCTGGGACTGATATATGGACTAAACTTAAGCTACCCTCCTGAACTCAGGTACACTTTCGAGGTACTACAGAAGTTATTTCTGGAGCTTGATGGCAACAAGTTATCCAATA